From a region of the Poecile atricapillus isolate bPoeAtr1 chromosome 16, bPoeAtr1.hap1, whole genome shotgun sequence genome:
- the LOC131585212 gene encoding thyroid adenoma-associated protein homolog isoform X2 has product MGAEREARACAAFYGTRDLAPTVLSCLRCLRHFAGSTAKRCREKHLEEALQLTRVLSEGLQALGEAEARPLLRCVLAFQMEATSSSSSFQKLEQMVTQLAVGKEGLLAQEVNTLLAGLALQGEVLSPGDLQSVSMFLEESSLGRQHWRQNLASLLQCLATTLHWVLQGQPTPGSTWGYLVIKACLQVFQALPKDVAPLVWSTTGKSETLQSLLGLLLEVVWGKALNKDTRLLAGTALSMLVNTAPQPQYGASAVLTLFQLPSQGTGELKFGELVVEVPPVLEPDGLEKLVLTRGLLTCCKMDILSCQLEGFPHKACLLLDMVFPAVCALIREQKDCHYYCFQACALWLQRLREGLAALWHLTGTHILAQDTKLLQEVSQLLWNNAETPVEGVSEFIHSSFRLLLEIYHLECQHFQDQERPLYQQMLQRVVSMPWQIKARYVPLCTIVPYMGSQQVLDAYPDLPQHLLSCLSTNHLCPAAAEVYKVLVQQQCSEWRGGQQGTEVALAEQWAQRWLPLLSQALCSPLPILQSNTANHLLTWTLRQLPATQALLAAQFGGQDTMSLRAWVSLLKAQKSVAGALPLGDEALERLSHCLGTHEEGVRLAALGLLCCSPNTNQPLSGTEMQLLQEFLPLNLNCDSSSFRQLLQAAVRKALVRLRDSSLAQLRGKAPRRSGLAGGAEQLTQAVGFVEWLLQLSIASLSPGSNYQRKKTALLLLAAVLETCTDTWSPDRKKGQPPRTMATLLSYARQSGCWDFFSQPNLLALLSCLQDSTNEIRDLASELLVRYFPATFPEPIALALFQLAQDTLGSPRVQEAEAGAVLMKTILQKSDSGTMKSLSLQAEAALTVPSRGLCFAQHLLHVLQAQYKVACQDLLRAAATTPMHGAIAALRRCLLQVPEVAVSMQAAELVQSWQELLTCLVTTVRDITSLLLGALQSQQGPGADEQAAAPSFAEMGNAIGSLIMLGKGRGREEEEGDSVLLSEEHNLILTCCWVSVKEIGLLLGGLAELLLSPALSAAELGPLLPLPTLQMATRVFQEILLRCRHWGAVEGCSMGFTKFCAALLNYPDPELQAIPRAVLEQGLEALSGPRSSSITRRAAGFPMLFLCIVSGEAPVQARPLLTHCIQTLLTLATTALPQDWDQTLDLPQVCALHVLQTLVRGAGLGGAVLCHATPMMALALQGLGSPCWAMRNAAIQLFSALTTRLLGQPWSHRDGCPSEGLSLHAFLGQHPKLGAVLLGELKVATAPTSGGPLLHPALHAILTLLAQLQPGADSPSSPSAPFLEPLLGLAESPIYAVRAMAAKALVPVVPPPQRCRLLLQLAQQLPAAPGQIRSHNAVHGHLLQMRALLASATGTGRLSVEALHPVALQLEARGWLLSPAQRCPLVRATFLQVLTLLPTSFSPGFAQYIHDTISTKLGSLAQGGESGCAEPQVGSAVLHQTMAHFMCSEAARLADSERIAAVCSLLQQPNPDIQLAILSWVIAGEGGTCKEVENALGLTLLESLGSVLQERRDKEFLRLYLEALLHLYRDPSAWSQEASSKLQGSSASCLEMLLHMVEAECPGPDLLFQALCAASLLLAHQFGDEDGAQVERWCAALEECSQSTWSEVLRLAAGRSLQMAGADVVWRSLRAACPSLVPVALRLINMAIHLLQDEEREVRHEASGFASLLQQSPGELLRDGCIFVQDNVGLQSLLELLLREFGEHPETFNSLLQHLPILDLRSVVEELEANKAASLYKEDEPNVFAEPAVLARQLLPVLVQLLEKAPTGSPLHASALQWLESTGPSVLRDLQYCKHCWSQGTAVCWGMKALGCAKLHTALAVLLVRAQLVAQVLQVLGEGATTMPGLGCGTQELEQELELVQGLLVQHGLAPVPNQDNAPGKLGLLWGTDSSRHAAV; this is encoded by the exons ATGGGCGCCGAACGGGAGGCGAGGGCCTGCGCCGCCTTCTACGGCACACGGGACCTCGCCCCCACAGTGCTCTCCTGCCTGCGCTGCCTGCGGCACTTCGCGGG GAGTACTGCCAAGAGATGTAGAGAGAAGCACCTGGAGGAGGCTCTCCAGCTGACACGGGTGCTGAGCGAGGGTCTGCAGGCACTGGGTGAGGCAGAGGCACGGCCCCTGCTCCGCTGTGTCCTGGCTTTCCAGATGGAGGcaaccagcagctccagctccttccagaaACTGGAACAG ATGGTGACCCAACTGGCAGTGGGGAAGGAAGGCCTGTTGGCCCAGGAGGTGAACACGCTGCTGGCTGGCCTGGCACTGCAGGGAGAG GTGCTCTCTCCTGGAGACCTTCAGTCAG TGTCCATGTTCTTGGaggagagcagcctgggccGGCAGCACTGGCGGCAGAACCTGGCCTCgctgctgcagtgcctggcCACCACCCTgcactgggtgctgcagggccAGCCCACACCTGGCAGCACGTGGGGCTACCTGGTCATCAAG gccTGCCTCCAGGTCTTCCAGGCACTGCCAAAGGACGTGGCCCCCCTGGTGTGGAGCACAACAGGAAAGAGTGAGACCCTGCAGAGCCTCTTGGGACTGCTGCTGGAGGTGGTTTGGGGGAAG GCCCTGAACAAGGACACGAGGCTGCTggcaggcacagccctgagcatGTTGGTGAACAcggctccccagccccagtATGGGGCCAGTGCTGTGCTGACCCTGTTCCAGCTCCCCAGCCAAG GCACTGGGGAGCTGAAGTTTGGGGAGCTGGTGGTGGAAGTGCCCCCTGTCCTGGAACCAGATGGGCTGGAGAAGCTGGTGCTCACCAGAGGTTTGCTGACGTGCTGCAAGATGGACATCCTCAGCTGCCAACTGGAGGGCTTCCCCCACAAG GCCTGCCTGCTGCTGGACATGGTCTTTCCTGCTGTGTGTGCCCTGATCAGGGAGCAGAAGGACTGCCACTACTACTGCTTCCAAG CCTGTGCACTGTGGCTGCAGCGCCTGCGGGAGGGCCTGGCTGCTCTCTGGCACCTGACAGGGACCCACATCCTGGCCCAGGACACCAAGCTCCTCCAGGAGGTCAGCCAGCTGCTGTGGAACAACGCAGAGACCCCG GTGGAGGGTGTGTCTGAGTTCATCCACAGCTCCTTCCGATTGCTCCTGGAGATCTACCACCTGGAGTGCCAGCACTTCCAGGACCAGGAGAGACCCCTCTACCAACAGATGCTGCAGAGGGTGGTCTCAATGCCATGGCAGATCAAAGCAAGATATGTGCCCCTGTGTACCATCGTCCCCTACATGGGCAGCCAGCAG GTGCTGGATGCCTACCCAGACCTGCCACAGCATCTCCTGAGCTGCCTCTCCACCAACCACCTGTGTCCCGCTGCTGCCGAGGTCTACAAGGTCCtggtgcagcagcagtgcagtgaGTGGCggggtgggcagcagggcacagAGGTGGCCCTGGCAGAGCAGTGGGCACAGCGCTGGcttcccctgctctcccaggccctctgctctcccctgcCCATCCTGCAGAGCAACACTGCCAACCACCTCCTTACCTGGACCCTGCGGCAGCTCCCGGCCACCCAGGCGCTGCTGGCGGCCCAGTTTGGTGGCCAGGACACGATGTCACTCCGGGCTTGGGTGTCACTGCTGaaggcacagaagagtgtggcaggGGCCCTGCCGCTGGGGGATGAGGCGCTGGAGCGGCTCTCCCACTGCCTGGGCACCCACGAGGAGGGCGTCCGGCTGGCAGCGCTGggtctgctctgctgcagccccaacACCAACCAGCCCCTCTCAGGCACCGagatgcagctgctgcaggagttTTTGCCCCTCAACCTCAACTGCGACTCCTCCTCGTtccggcagctgctgcaggcagcgGTGAGGAAGGCGCTGGTCCGGCTGCGGGACAGCTCGCTGGCCCAGCTGCGGGGGAAGGCACCGCGACGCTCCGGGCtggctgggggagctgagcAGCTCACCCAGGCAGTAG GCTTTGTGGaatggctgctgcagctcagcatcGCCTCACTCAGCCCAGGCTCCAACTACCAGAGGAAGAAgacagctctgctccttctgGCAGCTGTTTTGGAGACCTGCACAGACACCTGGAGCCCTGACAGGAAGAAAGGCCAGCCCCCAC GGACCATGGCCACACTGCTGAGCTATGCCAGGCAGAGCGGCTGCTGGGACTTCTTCTCCCAGCCCAATTTGTTGGcactgctgagctgcctgcaggaCAGCACTAACGAG ATCAGAGACTTGGCCTCGGAGCTGCTTGTCCGCTACTTCCCTGCCACATTCCCCGAGCCTATTGCCCTGGCCCTCTTCCAGTTGGCCCAGGACACCCTGGGGAGCCCCCGAGTGCAGGAGGctgaagctggagctgtgctgatgAAGACCATCCTGCAGAA GTCAGACAGTGGCACAATGAAgagcctgtccctgcaggctgaGGCAGCCCTGACAGTGCCCAGCCGAGGGCTGTGCTTCGCCCAGCACCTTCTCCACGTGCTGCAAGCCCAGTACAAGGTGGCATGCCAGGACCTGCTGCGGGCAGCAGCCACCACACCAATGCACG GAGCCATCGCAGCCCTGCGCAGGTgcctgctccaggtgccagaggtGGCCGTCTCCATGCAGGCAGCAGAGTtggtgcagagctggcaggagctcCTCACCTGCCTCGTGACCACAGTGAGAGACATtacctccctgctcctgggtgCTCTCCAGAGCCAGCAAGGCCCCGGTGCTGATGAACAAG ctgctgccccatCATTTGCAGAGATGGGGAATGCCATTGGCTCCCTCATCATGCTGGGGAAGGGCCGGGGGcgagaggaagaggagggtgaCTCAGTCCTGCTGTCAGAGGAGCACAACCTGATCCTGACATGCTGCTGGGTGTCAGTGAAG gagattgggctgctcctggggggcctggctgagctgctgctatCCCCAGCACTGTCTGCTGCTGAATTGGGGCCCCTCCTGCCGCTCCCCACCCTGCAGATGGCCACCAGAGTGTTCCAGGAAATCCTACTACGGTGCCGGCACTGG GGAGCAGTGGAGGGCTGCAGCATGGGCTTCACCAaattctgtgctgctctgctgaacTACCCAGATCCGGAGCTGCAGGCCATCCCAcgggctgtgctggagcag GGCTTGGAAGCGCTGAGTGGGCCCCGGAGCAGCTCGATCACGCGTCGTGCTGCTGGCTTCCCCATGCTCTTCCTCTGCATTGTCAGTGGGGAGGCCCCAGTGCAGGCACGGCCACTCCTGACCCACTGCATCCAGACACTGCTGACCTTGGCCACCACAGCACTGCCACAGGACTGGGACCAGACTCTTGACCTCCCACAG GTGTGTGCCCTCCACGTGCTGCAGACGCTGGTCcgtggagcagggctgggcgggGCAGTGCTGTGCCATGCCACCCCCATGAtggccctggcactgcagggccTGGGCTCACCTTGCTGGGCCATGAGGAATGCAGCCATCCAGCTCTTCA gtgcCCTCACGACCCGGCTGCTGGGACAGCCGTGGAGCCACAGGGATGGCTGCCCATCAGAGGGGCTGAGCCTGCATGCCTTCCTTGGGCAGCACCCAAAGCTGGGCGCTGTGCTGCTCGGAGAGCTCAAGGTGGCCACAGCACCCACATCAGGGGGGCCCCTCCTGCACCCTGCACTCCACGCCATCCTCACCCTCTtggcccagctgcagcctggtgCTGACAGTCCCAGCAG TCCCTCTGCTCCCTTCctggagccactgctggggttgGCAGAGAGCCCCATCTACGCCGTACGAGCGATGGCTGCCAAGGCTCTGGTGCCCGttgtcccccctccccagcgctgcaggctgctcctgcagctggcccagcagctgcctgcagcacccGGACAGATCCGCTCACACAACGCTGTCCACGGGCACCTGCTGCAGATGCGGGCACTGCTGGCCTCTGCCACAGGCACTGGGAG GCTGTCAGTCGAGGCGCTGCACCCCgtggctctgcagctggagGCGCGGGGCTggctgctcagccctgcccagcGCTGCCCCCTCGTCCGCGCCACGTTCCTCCAGGTGCTCACCCTCCTGCCCACGTCCTTCAGCCCTGGCTTTGCCCAGTACATCCATGACACCATCAGCACCAAGCTGGGCAGCCTCGCCCAGGGGGGAGAGTcaggctgtgctgagccacAG GTGGGCTCAGCCGTCCTCCACCAAACCATGGCCCACTTCATGTGCAGCGAGGCAGCCCGGCTGGCGGACAGCGAGCGGATTGCTGCTGTCTGCTCACTTCTCCAGCAGCCCAACCCTGACATCCAGCTTGCCATCCTGAGCTGGGTGattgctggggagggaggaacGTGCAAGGAAGTGGAGAATGCTCTTGGGCTGACATTGCTG GAGAGCTTGGGGTCTGTGCTgcaagagagaagggacaaagAGTTCCTGAGATTGTACCTTGAAGCTTTGCTGCATCTTTACAGAGATCCTTCGGCATGGTCCCAGGAAGCTTCCAGTAAGCTCCAGGGCTCCTCAGCATCATgcctggagatgctgctgcacATGGTGGAGGCTGAGTGTCCTGGGCCTGATCTCCTCTTCCAGGCGCTGTGTGCTGCCAGCCTGCTGCTCGCCCACCA GTTTGGGGACGAGGATGGCGCGCAGGTGGAGCGCTGGTGTGCGGCGCTGGAGGAGTGCAGCCAGTCCACTTGGTCCGAGGTGCTGCGGCTGGCGGCTGGCCGCTCCCTGCAGATGGCAGGGGCTGATGTGGTGTGGAGATCCCTGCGTGCTGCCTGTCCCTCGCTCGTCCCTGTGGCTCTGCG gCTGATAAACATGGCCATTCACCTTCTGCAAGATGAGGAGCGGGAGGTCCGGCACGAGGCCTCGGGTTTCGccagcctcctgcagcagagcccaggggagCTGCTCCGAGATGGCTGCATCTTTGTGCAGGACAATGTGGGGCTCCAGAGCCTGCTAGAGCTCCTTCTGAGAGAGTTCGGGGAGCACCCTGAGACCTTCAACTCACTACTTCAGCACCTCCCCATTTTAGATCTCAGGAGTGTCGTGGAGGAGCTAGAGGCCAACAA agctgccagcctgTACAAGGAGGATGAACCCAACGTTTTTGCAGAGCCAGCTGTCCTGGCACggcagctgctccctgtcctggtgcagctcctggagaaggCTCCCACTGGCAGCCCACTCCATGCCTCGGCTCTGCAGTGGTTGGAAAGCACAGGCCCCAGTGTGCTGAGGGACCTCCAGTACTGCAAACACTGCTGGAGCCAAG GGACTGCTGTCTGCTGGGGGATGAAAGCACTGGGCTGTGCCAAGCTccacacagccctggctgtgctgctggtgagggCCCAGCTGGTGGCACAGGTGCTACAGGTGCTGGGGGAAGGTGCCACCACCAtgccaggcctgggctgtggcacccaggagctggagcaggagctggagctggtaCAGGGGCTGCTGGTGCAGCACGGGCTGGCCCCTGTGCCAAATCAGGACAATGCACCAGGAAAGCTGGGACTACTGTGGGGGACTGACAGCTCCAGACATGCAGCAGTGTGA
- the LOC131585212 gene encoding thyroid adenoma-associated protein homolog isoform X4, which yields MGAEREARACAAFYGTRDLAPTVLSCLRCLRHFAGSTAKRCREKHLEEALQLTRVLSEGLQALGEAEARPLLRCVLAFQMEATSSSSSFQKLEQMVTQLAVGKEGLLAQEVNTLLAGLALQGEVLSPGDLQSVSMFLEESSLGRQHWRQNLASLLQCLATTLHWVLQGQPTPGSTWGYLVIKACLQVFQALPKDVAPLVWSTTGKSETLQSLLGLLLEVVWGKALNKDTRLLAGTALSMLVNTAPQPQYGASAVLTLFQLPSQAGTGELKFGELVVEVPPVLEPDGLEKLVLTRGLLTCCKMDILSCQLEGFPHKACLLLDMVFPAVCALIREQKDCHYYCFQACALWLQRLREGLAALWHLTGTHILAQDTKLLQEVSQLLWNNAETPVEGVSEFIHSSFRLLLEIYHLECQHFQDQERPLYQQMLQRVVSMPWQIKARYVPLCTIVPYMGSQQVLDAYPDLPQHLLSCLSTNHLCPAAAEVYKVLVQQQCSEWRGGQQGTEVALAEQWAQRWLPLLSQALCSPLPILQSNTANHLLTWTLRQLPATQALLAAQFGGQDTMSLRAWVSLLKAQKSVAGALPLGDEALERLSHCLGTHEEGVRLAALGLLCCSPNTNQPLSGTEMQLLQEFLPLNLNCDSSSFRQLLQAAVRKALVRLRDSSLAQLRGKAPRRSGLAGGAEQLTQAVGFVEWLLQLSIASLSPGSNYQRKKTALLLLAAVLETCTDTWSPDRKKGQPPRTMATLLSYARQSGCWDFFSQPNLLALLSCLQDSTNEIRDLASELLVRYFPATFPEPIALALFQLAQDTLGSPRVQEAEAGAVLMKTILQKSDSGTMKSLSLQAEAALTVPSRGLCFAQHLLHVLQAQYKVACQDLLRAAATTPMHGAIAALRRCLLQVPEVAVSMQAAELVQSWQELLTCLVTTVRDITSLLLGALQSQQGPGADEQAAAPSFAEMGNAIGSLIMLGKGRGREEEEGDSVLLSEEHNLILTCCWVSVKEIGLLLGGLAELLLSPALSAAELGPLLPLPTLQMATRVFQEILLRCRHWGAVEGCSMGFTKFCAALLNYPDPELQAIPRAVLEQGLEALSGPRSSSITRRAAGFPMLFLCIVSGEAPVQARPLLTHCIQTLLTLATTALPQDWDQTLDLPQVCALHVLQTLVRGAGLGGAVLCHATPMMALALQGLGSPCWAMRNAAIQLFSALTTRLLGQPWSHRDGCPSEGLSLHAFLGQHPKLGAVLLGELKVATAPTSGGPLLHPALHAILTLLAQLQPGADSPSSPSAPFLEPLLGLAESPIYAVRAMAAKALVPVVPPPQRCRLLLQLAQQLPAAPGQIRSHNAVHGHLLQMRALLASATGTGRLSVEALHPVALQLEARGWLLSPAQRCPLVRATFLQVLTLLPTSFSPGFAQYIHDTISTKLGSLAQGGESGCAEPQVGSAVLHQTMAHFMCSEAARLADSERIAAVCSLLQQPNPDIQLAILSWVIAGEGGTCKEVENALGLTLLESLGSVLQERRDKEFLRLYLEALLHLYRDPSAWSQEASSLGTRMARRWSAGVRRWRSAASPLGPRCCGWRLAAPCRWQGLMWCGDPCVLPVPRSSLWLCG from the exons ATGGGCGCCGAACGGGAGGCGAGGGCCTGCGCCGCCTTCTACGGCACACGGGACCTCGCCCCCACAGTGCTCTCCTGCCTGCGCTGCCTGCGGCACTTCGCGGG GAGTACTGCCAAGAGATGTAGAGAGAAGCACCTGGAGGAGGCTCTCCAGCTGACACGGGTGCTGAGCGAGGGTCTGCAGGCACTGGGTGAGGCAGAGGCACGGCCCCTGCTCCGCTGTGTCCTGGCTTTCCAGATGGAGGcaaccagcagctccagctccttccagaaACTGGAACAG ATGGTGACCCAACTGGCAGTGGGGAAGGAAGGCCTGTTGGCCCAGGAGGTGAACACGCTGCTGGCTGGCCTGGCACTGCAGGGAGAG GTGCTCTCTCCTGGAGACCTTCAGTCAG TGTCCATGTTCTTGGaggagagcagcctgggccGGCAGCACTGGCGGCAGAACCTGGCCTCgctgctgcagtgcctggcCACCACCCTgcactgggtgctgcagggccAGCCCACACCTGGCAGCACGTGGGGCTACCTGGTCATCAAG gccTGCCTCCAGGTCTTCCAGGCACTGCCAAAGGACGTGGCCCCCCTGGTGTGGAGCACAACAGGAAAGAGTGAGACCCTGCAGAGCCTCTTGGGACTGCTGCTGGAGGTGGTTTGGGGGAAG GCCCTGAACAAGGACACGAGGCTGCTggcaggcacagccctgagcatGTTGGTGAACAcggctccccagccccagtATGGGGCCAGTGCTGTGCTGACCCTGTTCCAGCTCCCCAGCCAAG CAGGCACTGGGGAGCTGAAGTTTGGGGAGCTGGTGGTGGAAGTGCCCCCTGTCCTGGAACCAGATGGGCTGGAGAAGCTGGTGCTCACCAGAGGTTTGCTGACGTGCTGCAAGATGGACATCCTCAGCTGCCAACTGGAGGGCTTCCCCCACAAG GCCTGCCTGCTGCTGGACATGGTCTTTCCTGCTGTGTGTGCCCTGATCAGGGAGCAGAAGGACTGCCACTACTACTGCTTCCAAG CCTGTGCACTGTGGCTGCAGCGCCTGCGGGAGGGCCTGGCTGCTCTCTGGCACCTGACAGGGACCCACATCCTGGCCCAGGACACCAAGCTCCTCCAGGAGGTCAGCCAGCTGCTGTGGAACAACGCAGAGACCCCG GTGGAGGGTGTGTCTGAGTTCATCCACAGCTCCTTCCGATTGCTCCTGGAGATCTACCACCTGGAGTGCCAGCACTTCCAGGACCAGGAGAGACCCCTCTACCAACAGATGCTGCAGAGGGTGGTCTCAATGCCATGGCAGATCAAAGCAAGATATGTGCCCCTGTGTACCATCGTCCCCTACATGGGCAGCCAGCAG GTGCTGGATGCCTACCCAGACCTGCCACAGCATCTCCTGAGCTGCCTCTCCACCAACCACCTGTGTCCCGCTGCTGCCGAGGTCTACAAGGTCCtggtgcagcagcagtgcagtgaGTGGCggggtgggcagcagggcacagAGGTGGCCCTGGCAGAGCAGTGGGCACAGCGCTGGcttcccctgctctcccaggccctctgctctcccctgcCCATCCTGCAGAGCAACACTGCCAACCACCTCCTTACCTGGACCCTGCGGCAGCTCCCGGCCACCCAGGCGCTGCTGGCGGCCCAGTTTGGTGGCCAGGACACGATGTCACTCCGGGCTTGGGTGTCACTGCTGaaggcacagaagagtgtggcaggGGCCCTGCCGCTGGGGGATGAGGCGCTGGAGCGGCTCTCCCACTGCCTGGGCACCCACGAGGAGGGCGTCCGGCTGGCAGCGCTGggtctgctctgctgcagccccaacACCAACCAGCCCCTCTCAGGCACCGagatgcagctgctgcaggagttTTTGCCCCTCAACCTCAACTGCGACTCCTCCTCGTtccggcagctgctgcaggcagcgGTGAGGAAGGCGCTGGTCCGGCTGCGGGACAGCTCGCTGGCCCAGCTGCGGGGGAAGGCACCGCGACGCTCCGGGCtggctgggggagctgagcAGCTCACCCAGGCAGTAG GCTTTGTGGaatggctgctgcagctcagcatcGCCTCACTCAGCCCAGGCTCCAACTACCAGAGGAAGAAgacagctctgctccttctgGCAGCTGTTTTGGAGACCTGCACAGACACCTGGAGCCCTGACAGGAAGAAAGGCCAGCCCCCAC GGACCATGGCCACACTGCTGAGCTATGCCAGGCAGAGCGGCTGCTGGGACTTCTTCTCCCAGCCCAATTTGTTGGcactgctgagctgcctgcaggaCAGCACTAACGAG ATCAGAGACTTGGCCTCGGAGCTGCTTGTCCGCTACTTCCCTGCCACATTCCCCGAGCCTATTGCCCTGGCCCTCTTCCAGTTGGCCCAGGACACCCTGGGGAGCCCCCGAGTGCAGGAGGctgaagctggagctgtgctgatgAAGACCATCCTGCAGAA GTCAGACAGTGGCACAATGAAgagcctgtccctgcaggctgaGGCAGCCCTGACAGTGCCCAGCCGAGGGCTGTGCTTCGCCCAGCACCTTCTCCACGTGCTGCAAGCCCAGTACAAGGTGGCATGCCAGGACCTGCTGCGGGCAGCAGCCACCACACCAATGCACG GAGCCATCGCAGCCCTGCGCAGGTgcctgctccaggtgccagaggtGGCCGTCTCCATGCAGGCAGCAGAGTtggtgcagagctggcaggagctcCTCACCTGCCTCGTGACCACAGTGAGAGACATtacctccctgctcctgggtgCTCTCCAGAGCCAGCAAGGCCCCGGTGCTGATGAACAAG ctgctgccccatCATTTGCAGAGATGGGGAATGCCATTGGCTCCCTCATCATGCTGGGGAAGGGCCGGGGGcgagaggaagaggagggtgaCTCAGTCCTGCTGTCAGAGGAGCACAACCTGATCCTGACATGCTGCTGGGTGTCAGTGAAG gagattgggctgctcctggggggcctggctgagctgctgctatCCCCAGCACTGTCTGCTGCTGAATTGGGGCCCCTCCTGCCGCTCCCCACCCTGCAGATGGCCACCAGAGTGTTCCAGGAAATCCTACTACGGTGCCGGCACTGG GGAGCAGTGGAGGGCTGCAGCATGGGCTTCACCAaattctgtgctgctctgctgaacTACCCAGATCCGGAGCTGCAGGCCATCCCAcgggctgtgctggagcag GGCTTGGAAGCGCTGAGTGGGCCCCGGAGCAGCTCGATCACGCGTCGTGCTGCTGGCTTCCCCATGCTCTTCCTCTGCATTGTCAGTGGGGAGGCCCCAGTGCAGGCACGGCCACTCCTGACCCACTGCATCCAGACACTGCTGACCTTGGCCACCACAGCACTGCCACAGGACTGGGACCAGACTCTTGACCTCCCACAG GTGTGTGCCCTCCACGTGCTGCAGACGCTGGTCcgtggagcagggctgggcgggGCAGTGCTGTGCCATGCCACCCCCATGAtggccctggcactgcagggccTGGGCTCACCTTGCTGGGCCATGAGGAATGCAGCCATCCAGCTCTTCA gtgcCCTCACGACCCGGCTGCTGGGACAGCCGTGGAGCCACAGGGATGGCTGCCCATCAGAGGGGCTGAGCCTGCATGCCTTCCTTGGGCAGCACCCAAAGCTGGGCGCTGTGCTGCTCGGAGAGCTCAAGGTGGCCACAGCACCCACATCAGGGGGGCCCCTCCTGCACCCTGCACTCCACGCCATCCTCACCCTCTtggcccagctgcagcctggtgCTGACAGTCCCAGCAG TCCCTCTGCTCCCTTCctggagccactgctggggttgGCAGAGAGCCCCATCTACGCCGTACGAGCGATGGCTGCCAAGGCTCTGGTGCCCGttgtcccccctccccagcgctgcaggctgctcctgcagctggcccagcagctgcctgcagcacccGGACAGATCCGCTCACACAACGCTGTCCACGGGCACCTGCTGCAGATGCGGGCACTGCTGGCCTCTGCCACAGGCACTGGGAG GCTGTCAGTCGAGGCGCTGCACCCCgtggctctgcagctggagGCGCGGGGCTggctgctcagccctgcccagcGCTGCCCCCTCGTCCGCGCCACGTTCCTCCAGGTGCTCACCCTCCTGCCCACGTCCTTCAGCCCTGGCTTTGCCCAGTACATCCATGACACCATCAGCACCAAGCTGGGCAGCCTCGCCCAGGGGGGAGAGTcaggctgtgctgagccacAG GTGGGCTCAGCCGTCCTCCACCAAACCATGGCCCACTTCATGTGCAGCGAGGCAGCCCGGCTGGCGGACAGCGAGCGGATTGCTGCTGTCTGCTCACTTCTCCAGCAGCCCAACCCTGACATCCAGCTTGCCATCCTGAGCTGGGTGattgctggggagggaggaacGTGCAAGGAAGTGGAGAATGCTCTTGGGCTGACATTGCTG GAGAGCTTGGGGTCTGTGCTgcaagagagaagggacaaagAGTTCCTGAGATTGTACCTTGAAGCTTTGCTGCATCTTTACAGAGATCCTTCGGCATGGTCCCAGGAAGCTTCCA GTTTGGGGACGAGGATGGCGCGCAGGTGGAGCGCTGGTGTGCGGCGCTGGAGGAGTGCAGCCAGTCCACTTGGTCCGAGGTGCTGCGGCTGGCGGCTGGCCGCTCCCTGCAGATGGCAGGGGCTGATGTGGTGTGGAGATCCCTGCGTGCTGCCTGTCCCTCGCTCGTCCCTGTGGCTCTGCG gCTGA